The bacterium genome has a segment encoding these proteins:
- a CDS encoding DUF4832 domain-containing protein, whose product KHAPVAFEACGTMSTWYTEGMGGRWTKEAARDTTIKQSLAWHLSTMNPCYGPTYDQVPDEWLDAYREWGQKMGYRFVLRRLAHTGKVSVGGKLSLSMDWENVGVAPCYYAHPLAVELSDPVGHRSFVLRTDADITGWLPGAVSYSTTLTLPDSIPAGDYRLGLALLDLKGEAPRIRLAVRGTDEDGWFRPSRIRVQ is encoded by the coding sequence GAAACACGCCCCGGTGGCGTTCGAGGCCTGCGGCACGATGAGCACCTGGTACACCGAGGGCATGGGTGGACGCTGGACCAAGGAGGCGGCCCGCGACACCACGATCAAGCAGTCCCTGGCCTGGCACCTCTCCACGATGAATCCCTGTTACGGCCCCACATACGACCAGGTGCCGGATGAGTGGCTGGACGCATACAGGGAGTGGGGCCAGAAAATGGGCTACCGTTTCGTGCTGCGCCGTCTGGCCCACACCGGCAAGGTGAGCGTGGGCGGGAAGCTGAGCCTGAGCATGGACTGGGAGAACGTGGGCGTGGCGCCCTGCTATTACGCCCATCCGCTCGCGGTGGAGCTAAGCGACCCGGTGGGCCACCGCAGCTTTGTCCTGCGCACGGATGCCGATATAACCGGCTGGCTGCCGGGCGCGGTGAGCTACAGCACCACGCTCACTCTGCCCGACTCGATCCCCGCGGGTGACTACAGGCTGGGCCTGGCCCTGCTCGACCTGAAAGGGGAGGCCCCGCGGATCAGGCTGGCGGTCCGGGGCACGGACGAGGACGGCTGGTTCAGGCCGAGCCGCATCCGCGTGCAATGA